One part of the Candidatus Wallbacteria bacterium genome encodes these proteins:
- a CDS encoding ABC transporter ATP-binding protein yields MCKRFDATRAVEDFCLECGTGEVFGLLGPDGAGKTTLIRMLAGVLTPDSGEACISGFKLSSEWEKIQELVGYVSQRFGLYPDLSVAENIGFFADIFSIPGSEQSGKVRELLELTDLYRFRDRLARNLSGGMKQKLSLCCALIHAPRLLLLDEPTNGVDPVSRRDFWNIIVRLKQEGTTVLVSTVYLDEAERCDRIGLMHEGRLMVSGSVAEIRSRMNLILEVISPETRRLRSLLLTELDSGSLQLRGDRLYVVAGNLEQTGKIIAEIAEMNQIAVSGSRQVIPNLENVFIDFMEKQVAERKVS; encoded by the coding sequence TTGTGCAAGCGCTTTGATGCGACCAGGGCAGTCGAGGATTTCTGTCTGGAATGCGGGACTGGGGAAGTTTTCGGGTTGCTCGGCCCGGACGGAGCAGGGAAGACCACACTGATCAGGATGCTTGCCGGAGTGCTGACGCCCGACAGCGGCGAAGCCTGTATCAGCGGATTCAAACTTTCCAGCGAATGGGAAAAAATCCAGGAACTGGTGGGATATGTCAGCCAGAGATTCGGACTTTACCCTGATCTGAGCGTAGCAGAAAATATCGGCTTTTTTGCCGATATTTTCTCGATTCCCGGATCGGAACAGAGCGGCAAAGTCAGGGAACTGCTGGAACTGACGGACCTGTATCGCTTCAGGGACCGCCTGGCGCGGAATCTGTCTGGAGGCATGAAGCAGAAGCTGTCCCTCTGCTGCGCCCTGATCCATGCGCCACGCCTGCTTTTGCTGGATGAACCGACCAATGGAGTCGATCCTGTTTCACGCCGGGATTTCTGGAATATCATTGTCAGGTTAAAACAGGAAGGTACCACAGTACTTGTGTCAACAGTTTACCTGGACGAGGCAGAACGCTGCGACAGGATTGGCCTGATGCATGAGGGCAGACTGATGGTCTCAGGCAGCGTGGCAGAAATCAGGTCCAGGATGAACTTGATCCTGGAAGTGATTTCACCGGAAACACGCAGATTACGATCTTTGCTTCTGACTGAACTGGATTCGGGAAGCCTTCAATTAAGGGGTGACAGACTATATGTGGTAGCAGGGAATCTTGAACAGACTGGAAAAATAATCGCTGAAATTGCAGAAATGAATCAAATCGCTGTCAGCGGGAGTCGTCAGGTAATCCCGAACCTGGAAAATGTTTTCATTGATTTCATGGAAAAACAGGTTGCAGAACGAAAAGTTTCATAA